tcctccgacacatgtgaagtcagccaccatagCTTTTCCAAAtgttgctaatgcagcattgctgagtagcatcacagtgcatttggaggaaagcgcagtgactcgtttccgacacatcagctcacagacgccttgtgctgatcgacatcaccctaagagtgatgagaggaaagagcaccatctacccacccagaaagagcaaggccaattgtgctctctcagtgctctggctgctgatggcaagctgcatgactgggattcgaaccatcgatctcccgatcatagtggcagcgcttagcccgcttaTCACATTAGCTCAATTCCCACTCCTTACTCTGCTGTGTGATTTCTGAGATTTTTGTGTTTGGTCAGGTCTTATATTTGTAGTGGACAGTAACGAccgagagagagtgaatgaggccAGAGAAGAGCTGATGAGGATGCTAGCAGAAGATGAGCTGAGAGACGCCGTGCTGCTGGTCTTCGCCAACAAACAGGTAAGAGATCTCTTCACCATCACTGATCACACAAAACAGCCACTCTGAACATTTAAACCCTTAATCCCCTTAATTAAAACCCTTAATTAATAATAGGCTAAAGGGGTATGAAGTTCCTCAGCATTGAGTAGTGggtcagtggaactgtgttctcagaACTGATGATGGtacatccaatacttttggaatgatgagttggggagttggggataaggtggggtggtgatcatcaaacatgacctcactaatgttcttgtTGCTGAAAGGTATGAGTAAAAAAACGTTTTTTCTTTAAATACCTTTGATTTTAAATGAAACATTAAATGAGGACgtgaggtgtcccaatacttttatagTGTCCAGTAGGACTGATATGCATAGATCATATGccctaaaaaaatatcacaatattttaaaatattttgcgaCATTCcaaaacattgatttttaaaaattaattttaagaatttactactgcaacaaaataaatgtgaatgtgatttattttgtataagtataacagttttaaagctccactaggtaggattgggattttgtgctcgtgggctccccctacagttatagagtgtaataaatgtttcaggcagattagtttctcttttttttcgttttctggctttcacagacatattcggtctctttccagcttctgccagtgtgtctgtatgttagtttgtaaagaatgaaccagtagtccttgtagaactgttagaaccaaaggtcggaaagcaggtcgcagttctcgcgagcgtgggtcgcggccgcctcggaaaacttacagagtctggtttgagctcagaggagctctggcacagacacgaaaggaatgctattcctcctattacctattatggagcgctgcagtgagtttcaagctgtaattttacttctttaaaaagataaaaaatcaagaaactcctacctagtgctgctttgaATATTTAGTAGAAGCAAAATCTGTAAACGTTTGTCTTCTTCGTAAATAATAACTTACCAAGACTCTGAATTTGTATTgaataaaaaatgtatcaaaaataAAGTCATGTTctcatatttaaaacaaatctggcataaaactaaagtgcatgcatataaacaatTAAAAGTGAATATGGTTAATAACAAAACAtatagactgctttcaagaatatctCAATAGCATGATTTGgcgtttttttattgtgtaatttgttttgggAACATGATTGTATCCATATAGTTTCCATGTAGTGTACGATTACAGTTGGATATTGTAGCAGAAACAAAGAAATATCTCACACTAGTCAGAATGCTTTGAGAGTCATTTTTGGTGGGCTGTCAGAATTGCCACAGGCAAGCTATTTTTCATATTGCTCACAGATGATTGCAACCAGAAACACTGCTGTTTTTGAGATTATCATTCTGAACATTTTTCTTTTCatcataatacattatttattcatAAGATTATCATAAGAAACTTTAAGGCTTACCTTTATTTTACTGCGTAGGACCTTCCGAACGCAATGAACGCAGCAGAGATCACGGACAAGCTGGGCCTTCACTCGCTCCGCCATCGTAACTGGTACATCCAGGCCACCTGCGCCACCAGTGGCGACGGGCTGTACGAGGGTCTGGACTGGCTGGCCAACCAGCTCAAGAACAAGAAGTGAGGCAGACTGGAGGAAAAATGCATCTGAGCTGCAGCTCATCAGGGAGCGCCAGAGGGTTGGAGtttcttttattctgtttacaaGACGAGAGTGGAGACACCAGGCCAGCTCAGAGTTTTACTGTGCAGCCGGTACTCCTCTTCTCAGTGCTTTCTCACTTTGTAAAAATGTCACTTTAATTCACTCTCCGGTTTTAGTACATATACTTCGACAGTTATGACAGAAGATAGGTAGCACATCACCATGACTTAGTTTTACGTTCTGTTAGTAAAGAAAGGTGCTTGGCTCTCGTGTGAGTTGACGTGATTCAGTCAGCAAAATCTGAACGTCTCATATGAACTTCGTATACTCACCCTGTAAATGTTTAAAACACTGATAGTGGGTGAACTAAATGCCCTAACttttattattactgtggcaTATAGTCATTAGTGTTAAATGCAGGTCATTTAAACAGTCTTAACACACTGCCCCAGTGGCTCAAAACGTGGTTCTTAGTGACTTGGACCTCGGAAAGGTTTTAAGTGTGGGAAATTAACAGAGCGAAATGTTCTTAATCGAT
The Astyanax mexicanus isolate ESR-SI-001 chromosome 13, AstMex3_surface, whole genome shotgun sequence DNA segment above includes these coding regions:
- the arf3a gene encoding ADP-ribosylation factor 3a yields the protein MGNIFGNLLKSLIGKKEMRILMVGLDAAGKTTILYKLKLGEIVTTIPTIGFNVETVEYKNISFTVWDVGGQDKIRPLWRHYFQNTQGLIFVVDSNDRERVNEAREELMRMLAEDELRDAVLLVFANKQDLPNAMNAAEITDKLGLHSLRHRNWYIQATCATSGDGLYEGLDWLANQLKNKK